The following proteins come from a genomic window of Rattus norvegicus strain BN/NHsdMcwi chromosome 8, GRCr8, whole genome shotgun sequence:
- the LOC120094138 gene encoding keratin-associated protein 10-8-like codes for MCLYVLVHTCVYLCVPVCACVCLYVPVCLCACVHLCVPVCTCVCLYVLMCTCLYLCVPLCDCVCLCVLVCTCVCLCVPVCTCVHLCVPVCTCVCLCVPVCACVHLCVPVCTCVCLYVLMCTCLYLCVPLCDCVCLCSCVYLCVPVCACVHLCVPVCTCVYLCVLVCTCVCLCVPVCTCVHLCVPVCTCVCLCVPVCTCVCLCVLVCACMYSCVLVCTCVCLCVTVCACVFLCVLVCACVCLCTPVCSCVYLCVPVCACVHLCVPVCTCVYLCVLVCTCVCLCVPVCTCVCLCVLVCSCVYLCVPVCTCVCLCVLVCSCVYLCVPVCTCVCLCVPVCACVCLCVPVCACVYLCIPLFSYSPS; via the coding sequence atgtgcctgtatgtacttgtgcatacctgtgtgtacttgtgtgtgcctgtgtgtgcctgtgtgtgcctatatgtgcctgtgtgcctgtgtgcctgtgtgcatctgtgtgtgcctgtgtgtacttgtgtgtgcctgtatgtactCATGTGTACTTGTTTGTacttgtgtgtgcctctgtgtgactgtgtgtgcctgtgtgttcttgtgtgtacttgtgtgtgcctgtgtgtgcctgtatgcacctgtgtgcacctgtgtgtgcctgtgtgtacttgtgtgtgcctatgtgtgcctgtgtgtgcctgtgtgcacctgtgtgtgcctgtgtgtacttgtgtgtgcctgtatgtactCATGTGTACTTGTTTGTacttgtgtgtgcctctgtgtgactgtgtgtgcctgtgttcttgtgtgtacttgtgtgtgcctgtgtgtgcctgtgtacacctgtgtgtgcctgtgtgtacttgtgtatacctgtgtgtacttgtgtgtacttgtgtgtgcctgtgtgtgcctgtatgcacctgtgtgcacctgtgtgtgcctgtgtgtacttgtgtgtgcctatgtgtgcctgtgtgcacctgtgtgtgcctgtgtgtacttgtgtgtgcctgtatgtactCATGTGTACTTGTTTGTacttgtgtgtgcctctgtgtgactgtgtgtgcctgtgtgttcttgtgtgtacttgtgtgtgcctgtgtgtgcctgtgtacacctgtgtgttcttgtgtgtacttgtgtgtgcctgtgtgtgcctgtgtacacctgtgtgtgcctgtgtgtacttgtgtatacctgtgtgtacttgtgtgtacttgtgtgtgcctgtgtgtgcctgtatgcacctgtgtgtgcctgtgtgtacttgtgtgttcttgtgtgtacttgtgtgtgcctgtatgcacctgtgtgtgcctgtgtgtacttgtgtgttcttgtgtgtacttgtgtgtgcctgtatgcacctgtgtgtgcctgtgtgtgcctgtgtgtgcctgtgtgtgcctgtgtgtacctgtgtgtgcctgtgtgtacttgtgtataccTCTGTTTTCCTACTCTCCTTCTTaa